The Chryseobacterium indicum genome includes a window with the following:
- the dnaG gene encoding DNA primase codes for MISKQTIDKIFSTIRVEEIVGEYVQLKRAGSNFKGLSPFHDEKTPSFVVSASKQIWKDFSTGKGGTAISFLMEIENFTYPEALRHAAKKYGIEIEEDQKDFSEEAKNAQSERDLLYKIHEVANDFFQNFLWEVEEGRSIGLSYFKERELRDDIIKKFQLGYSPEKKNAFTEYALEKGYSKEILEKSGLSIFPENSPAGIDRFRERVIFPIHSFSGRVLGFGARILKNNVKTAKYLNSPETEIYHKSNVLYGLNQSKQAISRKNVCLLVEGYMDVISLHMSGIENVVASSGTSLTTEQIKLIKRLTENVTILFDGDNAGIKASFRSIDMLLTEGMNIRVMLFPDGDDPDSFARKHPQEYVEKFIENEAMDFIDFKAEILFKEIGDDPIKKAEAIRDIVKSVSFVQNALKREVYLKQVSTKFGLSEQSLFNELDVQKQITQNQTHKAQIKAEAQQPAKLEVVNDPRDYIDPVLFNVTKLENDLINHMLNYGDVVLHRTAADQQKYDITVIEEILHHFEEDDYEFQVELNKKIVDYIKEGIEKEELRKGNFFFGLMDEELSKAAVNSMNIYSELNDWTTRNIFSPNYGDKIPEQVAGDILIHKFRYVNFLISKAKGELAEYAESDESKYFEQLKKIQMLTMVSKELAKILNYSAITGIYTDR; via the coding sequence ATGATTTCCAAACAGACCATAGATAAAATATTTTCCACGATTCGGGTAGAAGAAATCGTTGGAGAGTATGTGCAGCTCAAAAGAGCGGGGTCTAATTTCAAGGGATTAAGTCCTTTTCATGACGAAAAAACACCGAGTTTCGTTGTTTCGGCAAGTAAACAGATCTGGAAAGATTTCTCCACAGGAAAAGGAGGAACAGCGATCTCTTTCTTAATGGAAATCGAAAATTTCACCTATCCTGAAGCACTTCGTCACGCGGCAAAAAAATACGGAATTGAAATTGAGGAAGATCAGAAAGATTTTTCCGAAGAAGCGAAAAATGCACAGTCGGAAAGAGATTTATTGTACAAAATTCATGAAGTTGCCAATGACTTTTTCCAGAATTTCCTTTGGGAAGTGGAAGAGGGGAGATCAATCGGTCTTTCTTATTTTAAAGAGCGTGAACTTCGTGATGATATCATTAAAAAATTCCAGCTCGGATATTCGCCTGAAAAAAAGAACGCTTTTACAGAATATGCTTTGGAAAAAGGCTATTCAAAAGAAATTTTGGAGAAATCGGGACTTTCGATTTTTCCTGAAAATTCTCCCGCCGGAATCGACCGTTTCCGTGAAAGAGTAATATTCCCGATTCACAGTTTTTCGGGCAGGGTTTTAGGATTCGGGGCCAGAATTCTTAAAAATAACGTAAAAACAGCGAAATATCTTAACTCTCCGGAAACGGAAATTTATCATAAATCCAATGTTCTTTACGGTTTAAACCAGAGCAAACAGGCAATTTCGCGTAAGAATGTCTGTCTTTTGGTGGAAGGTTACATGGATGTTATTTCGCTTCACATGTCGGGAATCGAAAATGTGGTGGCAAGTTCCGGAACTTCTTTAACAACGGAGCAGATTAAGCTTATCAAAAGATTAACGGAGAATGTAACCATTCTTTTTGACGGAGATAATGCAGGAATCAAAGCCAGTTTCAGAAGTATTGATATGCTTCTAACAGAAGGAATGAATATTCGGGTAATGCTGTTTCCGGACGGAGACGATCCCGATTCTTTCGCCAGAAAACATCCGCAGGAATACGTGGAAAAATTCATCGAAAATGAAGCGATGGATTTTATTGATTTTAAAGCCGAAATTCTTTTCAAGGAAATTGGAGACGATCCAATTAAGAAAGCTGAGGCGATCAGAGACATTGTGAAGTCGGTTTCCTTTGTTCAAAATGCTTTGAAAAGGGAGGTTTATCTGAAGCAGGTCTCTACAAAATTCGGACTTTCTGAGCAGAGTCTGTTTAATGAGCTGGATGTTCAGAAGCAAATCACCCAAAATCAGACGCATAAAGCACAAATTAAAGCTGAAGCGCAACAACCGGCAAAGCTTGAAGTAGTTAATGATCCGAGAGATTATATTGATCCGGTACTTTTTAATGTAACGAAACTTGAAAATGATCTCATCAACCATATGCTCAATTACGGAGATGTTGTCCTTCACCGCACTGCGGCGGATCAGCAGAAGTATGATATTACGGTGATTGAAGAAATTCTCCACCATTTTGAAGAAGACGATTATGAATTTCAGGTAGAACTGAATAAAAAAATCGTAGACTATATAAAAGAAGGAATTGAAAAAGAGGAACTCCGAAAAGGAAATTTCTTTTTCGGATTAATGGATGAAGAACTTAGTAAAGCAGCCGTTAATTCCATGAATATTTACAGTGAGCTGAACGACTGGACCACAAGAAATATTTTTTCACCCAATTACGGAGATAAAATTCCGGAGCAGGTTGCAGGAGATATTCTGATTCATAAATTCAGATATGTTAATTTCCTGATATCAAAAGCAAAAGGAGAATTGGCAGAATATGCAGAATCCGATGAATCTAAATATTTTGAACAGCTTAAGAAAATTCAGATGCTCACGATGGTTTCCAAAGAATTGGCTAAAATTTTAAATTATTCTGCAATTACAGGTATTTATACTGACAGATAA
- the tsaE gene encoding tRNA (adenosine(37)-N6)-threonylcarbamoyltransferase complex ATPase subunit type 1 TsaE: MQFTIQHMEDWQNIAETVISKLEHNILLLKGNLGAGKTTFTQFLLKNLGSTDEVNSPTYSIVNEYSTPKGKVYHFDLYRLKNIDEVYDIGMEEYLDHSFLCIIEWPEVYEEDLYGLKYHEMSIINTGENREISFE, encoded by the coding sequence ATGCAATTCACGATTCAACATATGGAAGACTGGCAGAATATTGCCGAAACCGTCATTTCAAAATTAGAGCATAACATTTTACTTTTAAAAGGAAATCTGGGCGCCGGAAAAACAACTTTTACCCAGTTTCTCCTTAAAAACTTGGGAAGTACAGATGAAGTAAACTCTCCTACCTATTCCATTGTTAACGAATACAGTACCCCGAAAGGAAAAGTGTATCATTTCGATTTATACCGTTTAAAAAATATTGATGAAGTCTATGATATCGGAATGGAAGAATATTTAGACCATTCATTTCTCTGCATTATCGAATGGCCTGAAGTATATGAAGAAGATCTTTACGGTCTTAAATACCACGAAATGAGCATCATTAATACCGGAGAAAACAGAGAAATTTCATTCGAGTAA
- a CDS encoding alanine dehydrogenase, protein MSTTNIFTPFTEEELMPKEEKLEVIKKGKQFSIGIPKETSLNERRTCITPDAVQVLVESGHEIIIESGAGQGSFFTDLQYSESGARITNDPKEAFGQDLILKVNPPTEEEIDYMRPNTYLVSALQINLRDKNYFLKLAEKKVNAIAFEFIVDEYKQLALVRLVGEIAGTVSILYASELLALSNGLMLGGITGVRPAEVVILGAGIVGEFATKAAIGLGASVRVFDNSLSKLRRLHTLVDSRVPTSIIDPKELKKALRRADVVIGALPRLNMTPIVTEDMVMKMKKGSVIIDITIDNGKVIETSELTTMEDPYIIKHGVIHCGLPNLTSRMPRTTTKAISNFFLSYILNYDEEGGFENMLVRKNEMKQSLYMYKGRHTKKIICDRFGLTYHDINLLIF, encoded by the coding sequence ATGAGTACTACAAACATTTTTACTCCTTTTACCGAAGAGGAACTGATGCCGAAAGAAGAAAAACTGGAGGTCATTAAAAAAGGAAAACAATTCAGCATAGGAATTCCTAAGGAAACTTCCCTGAATGAAAGAAGAACCTGCATTACGCCCGATGCGGTACAGGTTTTGGTAGAAAGTGGTCACGAAATTATCATAGAATCCGGAGCCGGACAAGGTTCGTTCTTTACAGATCTTCAATATTCTGAATCGGGAGCCAGAATTACAAACGATCCTAAAGAAGCTTTCGGACAGGATTTAATTTTAAAAGTAAATCCGCCGACAGAAGAAGAAATTGATTATATGCGTCCGAATACCTATCTGGTTTCCGCATTACAGATCAACCTGAGGGATAAGAATTATTTCCTGAAACTGGCAGAGAAAAAAGTAAATGCCATTGCATTCGAATTCATTGTAGACGAATACAAACAATTAGCTTTAGTAAGATTAGTCGGCGAAATTGCAGGAACGGTTTCCATTCTTTATGCTTCCGAGCTTCTAGCTTTATCCAATGGTTTAATGTTGGGCGGAATCACAGGAGTAAGACCCGCTGAAGTGGTTATTTTGGGAGCAGGAATCGTTGGAGAATTTGCCACAAAAGCAGCTATTGGTTTAGGTGCAAGTGTAAGAGTTTTCGATAACTCTCTTTCAAAATTAAGACGACTTCACACTTTGGTCGACAGCAGAGTTCCGACTTCTATTATTGATCCGAAAGAACTTAAAAAAGCCTTAAGGAGAGCCGATGTTGTGATCGGAGCTCTTCCAAGACTGAATATGACCCCCATCGTTACCGAAGATATGGTAATGAAAATGAAAAAAGGAAGTGTGATTATCGATATTACCATCGACAACGGAAAAGTAATTGAGACTTCCGAACTTACCACCATGGAAGATCCGTACATCATCAAACACGGCGTAATCCACTGCGGACTTCCGAATCTTACTTCAAGAATGCCGAGAACCACCACAAAAGCGATCTCAAATTTCTTTCTTTCCTATATTTTAAATTACGACGAAGAAGGCGGTTTCGAAAATATGCTGGTTCGCAAAAACGAAATGAAGCAAAGTCTTTATATGTACAAAGGCAGACACACGAAGAAAATCATCTGCGACCGTTTCGGACTTACTTATCACGATATCAATCTTTTAATTTTCTAA
- a CDS encoding histidine kinase has protein sequence MEGNYYMIHDYWIFIGVFAVFFFLTVSIYLFSQNQKFKVKNAKLSTANKMIQQRLNEVQLEHIGTKLNPHLFKNILNSVQSHAYQTYMSLDKLANVLDYILYESNNKFVSPKEELNFALSLIEINKIKVNPLFDFRIKSKINKADEIYEEKVFAPLLSVDLIENAFKHTDFLASDSFISIQLEFEKRIFTMKVSNKASLKNILEKEKSGFGSQSLDQRLKMIYNNFYTLQKSSKNGIFTAELTINLGDFYDKMRYS, from the coding sequence ATGGAAGGCAATTACTACATGATTCATGATTATTGGATATTCATCGGAGTATTTGCGGTTTTCTTTTTTTTAACGGTAAGCATTTATTTATTCAGCCAAAATCAGAAATTCAAAGTAAAAAATGCCAAGCTTTCGACTGCCAATAAAATGATTCAGCAGAGACTCAATGAAGTACAGCTTGAACACATCGGAACAAAACTGAATCCACATTTATTTAAAAACATCCTGAATTCGGTGCAGTCTCACGCCTATCAGACGTACATGTCGCTCGATAAACTTGCGAATGTTTTAGACTATATTCTATATGAAAGTAATAACAAATTCGTAAGTCCGAAAGAAGAATTAAATTTTGCTTTAAGTTTAATTGAGATCAACAAAATTAAAGTAAATCCGCTTTTTGATTTCAGAATTAAATCAAAGATCAACAAAGCAGATGAAATTTACGAAGAGAAAGTTTTTGCCCCTCTTCTTTCGGTAGATTTGATTGAAAATGCCTTTAAACACACCGATTTCCTTGCTTCAGACTCTTTTATTTCCATTCAGCTTGAATTTGAAAAAAGAATTTTCACGATGAAAGTAAGCAATAAAGCTTCTCTGAAAAATATTCTCGAAAAAGAAAAAAGCGGCTTCGGAAGCCAGTCTCTGGATCAAAGGCTGAAAATGATCTACAATAATTTTTACACGCTTCAGAAAAGTTCAAAAAACGGTATCTTCACGGCAGAATTAACAATCAATTTGGGAGATTTCTATGATAAAATGCGTTATTCTTGA
- a CDS encoding LytR/AlgR family response regulator transcription factor, whose protein sequence is MIKCVILDDELLAISYLKLLCEQIENVEVVKAFNDPKIFLNEIENIDCNVCILDIEMPGMNGLQVAEAISGSKKIIFTTAYKEYAAEAFDLNVVDYVRKPIKKERLVQAFEKAAELLQKTHKKDFIEWNTNIGKTVIFTDQIAYIKTSEIDSRDKEILLKDGTNIVLKNLNFKNLLEMLPAKDFAQVNKKEIIALSAVKIFSTNEIITTVSLENDRFLKLQIGETYRKSLSDLLGH, encoded by the coding sequence ATGATAAAATGCGTTATTCTTGATGATGAATTACTGGCAATCAGCTATTTAAAACTTCTATGCGAACAGATTGAAAATGTGGAAGTTGTAAAAGCCTTCAATGATCCTAAAATTTTCCTGAACGAAATTGAAAATATCGACTGCAACGTCTGTATTTTAGACATCGAAATGCCCGGAATGAACGGCCTTCAGGTTGCAGAAGCCATTTCAGGCTCAAAAAAAATCATCTTTACCACCGCTTACAAAGAATATGCAGCCGAAGCATTTGATTTAAATGTGGTTGATTACGTTCGAAAACCCATCAAAAAAGAAAGATTAGTACAGGCTTTCGAAAAAGCAGCAGAATTGCTCCAAAAGACCCATAAAAAAGATTTTATCGAGTGGAATACCAACATCGGCAAAACCGTAATTTTTACAGACCAGATCGCCTACATCAAAACTTCGGAAATCGACAGTCGGGACAAAGAAATTCTTCTTAAGGACGGAACCAATATTGTTTTAAAAAACCTGAACTTTAAAAATCTGCTGGAAATGCTTCCTGCAAAAGATTTTGCGCAGGTCAACAAAAAAGAAATTATTGCTTTATCTGCCGTCAAAATATTCTCCACCAACGAAATTATTACCACTGTTTCTCTGGAAAATGACCGGTTCTTAAAACTTCAGATTGGGGAAACCTACAGGAAATCTCTTTCCGATTTATTGGGACATTAG
- a CDS encoding cation:proton antiporter encodes MNWGKYRNIIFYISTIIVFSSLMYFFIIEGQTLEIGEKIITKTNNSSSWDNFLESFKTNLHHPLALLLAQIVTIILVARLFGWICMKIKQPSVIGEMIAGIVLGPSLVGMYFPEFSAFLFPKESLGNLQFLSQIGLILFMYIVGMELDLSVLRKKAHDAVVISHASIIIPFALGIGLSYFIYKEFAPEGIQFTSFALFIAIAMSITAFPVLARIVQERNLQKTKLGTVVITCAAADDITAWCILAAVIAIVKAGSFESSLYVILMAIAYVFFMIKIVRPFLKRIGDLQAGKSTINKPMVAIFFLTLILSAYATEVIGIHALFGAFMAGAIMPENAKFRTLFIDKVEDVALVLLLPLFFVFTGLRTQIGLLNDSHLWITAGFIILTAVIGKFAGSALTAKFLGINWKESLTIGALMNTRGLMELIVLNIGYDLGVLSPQIFAMMVIMALFTTFMTGPALDFINFIFKSKKDEDESPENDAKYRVLLSFDHPESGSTLLKLAHDFTNKMNGNKSITAMNIAPVNEMHAYDINEYENEQFKNVIETSNDLNLEVTTLFKASNDIENDLTHITNKGNYDLLLIMLGKSMYEGSLLGRLLGFTTKIINPEKLLNTVKGKGNIFNNSPFDDFTLQILDKTHIPVGILVEKEFTSADKVFVPIFNLSDFYLLEYAKRLINNNNSQIIILDVAGQIRNNIEVKELIRSIEQVAPNHITLYNEKKIEKEFLNSQDLMLISSKSWKNLIDTKSIWLSDIPSTVIISNP; translated from the coding sequence ATGAATTGGGGAAAATACAGAAATATCATCTTTTATATTTCTACCATTATTGTTTTTTCTTCTCTGATGTATTTTTTCATCATTGAAGGACAGACTTTGGAAATCGGAGAAAAGATCATTACAAAAACAAACAACAGTTCCAGTTGGGACAACTTTTTAGAATCATTCAAGACCAATCTTCACCATCCTTTAGCATTATTATTAGCACAGATTGTTACGATTATTCTTGTTGCAAGACTTTTCGGCTGGATTTGTATGAAGATCAAGCAGCCTTCCGTGATCGGTGAAATGATTGCGGGAATTGTTCTTGGACCTTCCCTTGTAGGAATGTACTTCCCGGAATTTTCGGCATTTCTTTTCCCGAAAGAATCTTTAGGAAATCTGCAGTTTTTAAGCCAGATCGGATTAATTCTCTTCATGTATATTGTAGGAATGGAACTGGATCTAAGTGTTTTAAGAAAAAAAGCACACGATGCAGTTGTAATTAGTCATGCAAGTATTATAATCCCTTTTGCGTTGGGAATTGGTCTGTCTTATTTCATTTATAAAGAATTTGCGCCGGAAGGAATTCAGTTTACTTCTTTCGCGCTATTCATCGCTATTGCTATGAGTATCACTGCGTTTCCTGTTTTGGCAAGAATCGTTCAGGAAAGAAATCTTCAGAAAACCAAACTGGGAACTGTGGTTATCACCTGTGCTGCAGCCGATGATATTACGGCATGGTGTATTTTGGCAGCCGTAATTGCTATTGTAAAAGCAGGATCGTTCGAAAGTTCACTCTATGTAATTCTGATGGCAATTGCCTATGTATTTTTCATGATTAAAATTGTAAGACCGTTCCTGAAAAGAATCGGTGACTTACAGGCAGGAAAAAGTACCATCAACAAACCCATGGTTGCGATTTTCTTTTTAACCCTGATTCTTTCGGCTTATGCTACTGAAGTTATTGGAATTCATGCGCTTTTCGGAGCTTTTATGGCAGGAGCGATTATGCCTGAAAATGCAAAATTCAGAACGCTGTTTATTGATAAGGTGGAAGATGTGGCGTTGGTTCTTCTTCTGCCTCTTTTCTTTGTATTTACAGGACTTCGTACCCAAATCGGGCTATTGAATGACAGTCATCTCTGGATTACGGCAGGATTTATCATTTTGACCGCAGTGATCGGGAAATTTGCAGGAAGTGCGTTAACCGCAAAATTTTTAGGCATCAACTGGAAAGAAAGTTTAACGATCGGAGCTTTGATGAACACCAGAGGTTTGATGGAGCTTATTGTCCTGAATATCGGTTATGATCTGGGCGTTTTAAGTCCTCAGATATTTGCTATGATGGTAATTATGGCGCTGTTTACAACTTTCATGACGGGACCGGCACTGGATTTCATTAATTTTATTTTTAAATCTAAAAAAGATGAAGACGAATCTCCGGAAAATGATGCGAAATACAGAGTCTTATTGTCTTTTGACCATCCGGAATCCGGAAGCACGCTGCTGAAACTGGCTCATGATTTTACCAATAAAATGAACGGCAACAAAAGCATAACCGCCATGAATATTGCTCCCGTGAACGAAATGCACGCTTATGATATTAATGAATACGAAAATGAGCAGTTTAAAAATGTAATAGAAACGTCCAATGATCTCAATCTTGAAGTCACAACGCTTTTCAAAGCATCCAATGATATTGAAAACGACCTTACGCATATTACCAACAAAGGAAATTATGACCTTCTTCTCATCATGCTCGGAAAATCCATGTATGAAGGAAGTTTACTGGGAAGACTGCTTGGTTTCACGACAAAAATTATTAATCCTGAAAAACTTTTAAATACGGTAAAAGGGAAAGGCAACATTTTCAACAACTCGCCTTTTGACGATTTTACGTTACAGATTCTGGATAAAACCCATATTCCTGTTGGGATTCTGGTTGAAAAAGAATTCACGTCCGCAGACAAAGTTTTTGTCCCGATCTTTAATTTAAGTGATTTTTATCTGCTTGAATATGCGAAAAGACTCATCAATAATAACAATTCTCAGATTATTATCTTAGATGTTGCAGGACAGATCCGGAATAATATTGAAGTGAAAGAACTCATCCGAAGCATCGAACAGGTTGCGCCCAATCACATCACGCTATACAATGAGAAAAAAATTGAGAAAGAATTTCTGAATTCGCAGGATTTAATGCTCATCAGCAGCAAAAGCTGGAAAAACCTCATCGATACGAAAAGTATCTGGTTATCGGATATTCCGTCAACAGTGATTATCAGCAATCCTTAA
- a CDS encoding prephenate dehydrogenase, which yields MKISIIGVGLIGGSIALKLRQKGIADFVYGIDNSNEHLNEALELKIIDAKVDLEYGIKNSDLVILAIPVDAARKLLPNVLDLISENQTVMDAGSTKAGIVNAVKNHPKRSRFVAFHPMWGTENNGPKSAVSESFSGKAGVICDKEESAEDALQLVKKIVESLDMHLIYMNAEDHDVHTAYISHISHITSYALANTVLEKEKEEETIFQLASSGFSSTVRLAKSHPEMWVPIFRQNKENVLDVLNEHIAQLRKFKAALEKENFEYLGELISNANKIRGILDK from the coding sequence ATGAAAATAAGTATAATTGGTGTAGGATTAATCGGGGGCTCGATTGCATTAAAATTAAGACAAAAAGGAATTGCCGATTTCGTCTACGGTATTGATAACAGCAATGAGCATCTGAACGAAGCGTTAGAACTCAAAATAATCGATGCAAAAGTAGATCTGGAATACGGAATCAAAAATTCTGATCTGGTGATTCTTGCCATTCCTGTAGATGCCGCAAGAAAATTACTGCCGAATGTTTTAGACCTGATTTCGGAAAATCAGACGGTAATGGATGCAGGATCTACCAAAGCGGGAATTGTAAATGCGGTAAAAAATCATCCGAAAAGATCGAGATTTGTGGCTTTCCATCCGATGTGGGGAACGGAAAATAACGGACCAAAATCGGCAGTTTCAGAAAGTTTCTCTGGAAAAGCAGGCGTAATCTGTGATAAGGAAGAATCAGCAGAAGATGCTTTACAACTGGTTAAAAAAATTGTCGAAAGTCTTGATATGCATCTGATTTACATGAATGCGGAAGATCATGATGTTCACACCGCTTATATTTCGCATATTTCCCACATCACTTCATACGCTTTGGCAAATACGGTTTTAGAAAAGGAGAAAGAAGAAGAAACTATTTTTCAACTGGCAAGTTCCGGTTTTTCCAGCACCGTTCGTCTGGCAAAGTCTCATCCTGAAATGTGGGTTCCGATTTTCAGACAAAATAAAGAAAATGTTCTGGATGTTCTGAACGAACATATTGCCCAGTTAAGAAAGTTTAAAGCCGCTCTGGAAAAAGAGAATTTCGAATATCTTGGAGAACTGATTTCCAATGCGAATAAAATCAGGGGAATCTTAGATAAATAG
- a CDS encoding diphosphomevalonate/mevalonate 3,5-bisphosphate decarboxylase family protein, with protein MTTQEFLGNNEFTIHNQTVSESCPSNIALIKYWGKYDNQIPANPSISFTLNHCKTNTSMEFSANESFSVQTFLAGNEEVKFAEKIEKYFRNIEQYLPWILQGKYIIRTENTFPHSSGIASSASGFGAIAKCLMNLDETFSGKTSDEESLRKASFLARLGSGSACRSLYNGLVVWGESQVKGSSDLFAVQYPNEEIHEIFKDFNDWVLLIHEGQKSVSSTVGHGLMNTNPYADRRFQEARENFGPMKEMLASGDLQRFIKLVEHEALTLHAMMMMSDPAFILMKTGTLEVINKIWDFRRETNLPLFFTLDAGANVHLLFPNDGSEETIKSFIEAELLQHTQNNGVVKDVMKF; from the coding sequence ATGACAACACAGGAGTTTTTAGGAAATAACGAATTTACAATACATAATCAGACAGTTTCGGAAAGCTGTCCTTCGAATATTGCCTTAATCAAATACTGGGGGAAATACGACAATCAGATTCCCGCTAATCCCAGCATCAGTTTTACATTAAATCATTGCAAAACCAATACTTCGATGGAGTTTTCTGCCAATGAATCTTTTTCTGTGCAGACTTTTCTTGCCGGAAATGAGGAAGTAAAATTTGCTGAAAAAATTGAAAAATACTTCAGAAATATCGAACAGTATCTTCCATGGATTTTACAGGGAAAATACATCATCAGAACCGAAAATACCTTTCCTCACAGCTCAGGAATTGCAAGCTCGGCTTCAGGTTTCGGGGCGATAGCTAAATGTCTGATGAATCTTGACGAAACATTTTCAGGAAAAACTTCGGATGAAGAATCGTTGAGAAAAGCATCGTTCTTAGCAAGATTAGGAAGCGGAAGCGCCTGCAGAAGCCTTTACAACGGATTGGTTGTGTGGGGTGAATCTCAGGTAAAAGGAAGTTCTGATCTTTTTGCAGTACAATACCCCAACGAAGAAATCCATGAAATTTTTAAAGATTTTAACGACTGGGTTTTACTCATTCATGAAGGGCAGAAAAGCGTTTCTTCCACTGTTGGTCATGGTTTGATGAATACCAATCCTTACGCAGACAGAAGATTTCAGGAAGCAAGGGAAAACTTCGGTCCGATGAAGGAAATGTTAGCCAGCGGAGACTTGCAGCGTTTTATTAAACTGGTAGAACACGAAGCATTAACACTTCATGCCATGATGATGATGAGTGATCCTGCATTTATTTTAATGAAAACAGGGACTTTGGAAGTCATCAATAAAATCTGGGATTTCAGAAGAGAAACCAATTTGCCGTTGTTTTTTACGTTAGATGCAGGAGCCAACGTTCACCTTCTCTTCCCGAACGACGGCTCAGAAGAAACAATAAAATCTTTTATCGAAGCCGAACTGCTACAGCATACACAGAATAACGGAGTGGTGAAAGATGTGATGAAGTTTTAA